One Defluviitoga tunisiensis genomic window carries:
- a CDS encoding M20/M25/M40 family metallo-hydrolase, whose protein sequence is MDTKDLIKNLSDSFGVTSFENCTFPLIEQFLLEINQDIKLEKIGIGNLVATYGQGNPKIAFFAHVDEIGIVISNIIDDTFARIEAVGGVDPRTLVGKRVCFRTENGEKLGVIGFLAPHLQKPEDKDKSPSFDELFVDFSVSGGTKDINVGDIGVINVEAKDLENDQIVGKAIDNRAGVAVLIKSFEYLQNLKFDGQLMLSFNKGEEVGLVGAKGAAEYLQPDYAVVVDVTFGERLPENVESFKIGEGPVITIGAPINRCVYDDLVKTAKDNNIKYQIEAVPSRSGTETDIVQIVGQGIKTGLVSVPILNMHSPSEVVNINDIDRAAKLLAMFALNMSLKTKGSLNV, encoded by the coding sequence TGAAAACTGTACATTTCCATTAATTGAACAGTTTTTGCTAGAAATAAATCAAGATATCAAGTTAGAAAAAATAGGAATAGGTAATTTAGTAGCTACTTATGGCCAAGGTAATCCTAAGATTGCCTTTTTTGCTCATGTTGATGAAATTGGGATAGTTATTTCCAATATTATAGATGACACGTTTGCACGAATCGAAGCAGTTGGTGGAGTAGATCCTAGAACCTTGGTAGGTAAACGGGTGTGTTTTAGAACTGAGAATGGGGAAAAATTAGGGGTAATAGGATTTTTGGCACCTCATTTACAAAAGCCTGAAGATAAAGATAAATCTCCCTCTTTTGATGAGCTTTTTGTAGATTTCTCAGTTTCAGGTGGAACGAAAGATATAAATGTAGGTGATATTGGTGTTATTAATGTTGAGGCAAAAGATTTAGAGAACGACCAGATAGTTGGAAAGGCAATAGATAATAGAGCAGGCGTTGCCGTTCTTATTAAATCGTTTGAATATCTACAAAATCTTAAATTTGATGGACAATTGATGCTTTCTTTTAACAAAGGAGAAGAGGTAGGATTAGTTGGGGCAAAAGGGGCTGCTGAATATCTGCAACCTGACTATGCTGTAGTTGTGGATGTAACTTTTGGAGAGAGACTTCCTGAAAATGTTGAATCTTTTAAAATAGGTGAAGGTCCCGTAATTACTATAGGAGCACCGATTAACAGATGTGTATATGATGATTTAGTAAAAACTGCCAAAGATAATAATATAAAATATCAGATAGAAGCGGTTCCTAGTAGAAGTGGAACTGAAACGGATATTGTACAAATTGTTGGGCAGGGAATAAAAACAGGTTTAGTTTCCGTACCTATTCTAAATATGCATTCACCAAGTGAAGTTGTAAATATAAACGATATTGATAGAGCAGCCAAATTACTTGCTATGTTCGCATTAAATATGAGTCTAAAAACGAAGGGAAGTTTGAACGTATGA
- the zwf gene encoding glucose-6-phosphate dehydrogenase, whose product MEQLIKKSLTRAQICEEVRPGPSSIIIFGASGDLTFRKLIPSIFALFKKELLPKQFYLLGVARTKYTDEEYRNEIKRWLLNENEALNSVLSFIERIFYISGNYDDDSLYKLLQEKLNSLDKMFETQQNHIFYLATPPSVYLEIIRRLGQFELTKENSGGYSRVIIEKPFGSNLETAIELDKELHKYLKESQVYRIDHYLGKETVQNIMMLRFANIVFEPIWNYKYIDNVQITVAETLGIEHRAGYFEQAGLLRDMFQNHMIQLLTLVAMEPPASLEDSSVRDEKTKLLKSIRMYDTYEIDKYFVRGQYVRGTVNGKEVPGYREERNVNPNSYVETFVAGKFLIDNWRWSGVPFYLRAGKRLKKKISEIAIIFKEVPHSIFFKNNVELEQNVLILNIQPDEGFSLKIQAKQPGSKLCLNTLTMDFKYNEFFNFKGPDAYERLLLDAMVGDQTLFVRSDAMELAWKLLTPILNKWEQDKEKGLLFYEAGSWGPKEANELIARDGREWRDLEAEGEIEDGF is encoded by the coding sequence ATGGAACAATTAATTAAAAAAAGTTTAACAAGGGCTCAAATATGTGAAGAAGTAAGGCCCGGACCCTCATCTATCATCATCTTTGGAGCGTCTGGCGACCTCACGTTTAGAAAATTAATTCCTTCAATATTTGCCTTATTTAAAAAAGAGTTGCTACCGAAACAATTTTACCTGTTGGGGGTTGCAAGAACAAAGTATACTGATGAAGAATACAGGAATGAAATAAAAAGGTGGCTTTTAAATGAAAACGAAGCTCTAAATAGCGTCTTATCGTTTATAGAAAGAATATTTTATATATCAGGTAACTACGACGATGATTCACTTTACAAGTTACTACAAGAGAAATTAAACTCTCTAGATAAGATGTTTGAGACACAACAAAATCATATTTTTTATCTAGCAACGCCACCAAGTGTCTATCTAGAAATTATAAGACGGTTAGGGCAGTTTGAACTAACAAAAGAAAACTCAGGTGGTTATTCCCGAGTTATTATAGAAAAACCATTTGGGAGTAATTTAGAAACTGCTATCGAATTAGATAAGGAATTACACAAGTACTTAAAAGAATCACAAGTATATCGAATAGATCATTATCTTGGTAAAGAAACTGTTCAAAATATAATGATGCTTAGATTTGCAAATATTGTATTTGAACCAATTTGGAATTACAAGTATATAGACAACGTTCAAATCACAGTGGCTGAAACTCTAGGAATTGAGCATCGAGCAGGATATTTTGAACAAGCCGGGTTATTAAGGGACATGTTTCAAAATCATATGATACAATTATTGACGTTGGTTGCTATGGAACCGCCAGCTTCTTTAGAGGATTCTAGTGTACGGGATGAAAAAACAAAACTTCTAAAATCTATACGCATGTATGATACTTACGAAATTGATAAATATTTTGTTAGAGGTCAGTATGTCAGAGGAACCGTTAACGGCAAAGAAGTCCCTGGCTACCGAGAGGAACGGAATGTGAATCCTAACTCCTACGTTGAAACCTTTGTAGCTGGAAAATTTCTCATTGACAATTGGAGATGGAGTGGCGTACCTTTTTATTTACGTGCAGGAAAAAGATTAAAAAAGAAAATCAGTGAGATTGCCATTATCTTTAAAGAGGTTCCTCATTCGATTTTTTTCAAAAATAATGTAGAACTTGAACAAAATGTTTTGATACTGAATATTCAACCTGACGAAGGATTTTCTTTGAAGATTCAGGCAAAGCAACCCGGTTCAAAGTTATGTTTAAATACCTTAACTATGGACTTTAAATACAACGAATTCTTTAATTTTAAAGGGCCAGATGCCTATGAAAGATTGCTGTTAGATGCGATGGTTGGGGATCAAACTTTATTTGTAAGAAGTGATGCGATGGAGTTAGCTTGGAAATTATTGACTCCAATTTTAAATAAATGGGAACAAGACAAAGAAAAAGGCCTTTTATTTTATGAAGCAGGCAGTTGGGGACCAAAAGAAGCAAATGAGTTAATTGCTAGAGATGGCAGAGAATGGAGAGATTTAGAAGCTGAGGGAGAAATAGAAGATGGTTTTTAA
- a CDS encoding FprA family A-type flavoprotein, which produces MNSSVKITDDIYYVGVNDRDTALFENLWPLDKGVSYNSYLILDEKTALIDTVKESKISEFFDKIRHLLNGRALDYLIINHMEPDHSGSIPELLQEFPGIKIVGNKTTFQFIKDLYKVEDNFQEIKDGSVLNLGKHTLKFYLTPMVHWPETMMTYDEKDKILFSGDAFGGFGTLDGGIFDDEVRIDFFEDEIRRYFSNIIGKYTKMVQRALNKLKDANIDIDIIAATHGPVWRKDPKRIIDLYDKWSRCETEKGVVIAYGSMYGNTEEMAEYVARRLAEEGIKEIKIMSVSKTHISYIINEIWKYKGVILGSCTYNQGLFPYMESLVQWLAHNDIKNHVLGIFGTYGWSGGGVSTLVKYNEQMKWPLVYEPVEAKLSAKSEDFKKLDELAKAMAREINS; this is translated from the coding sequence ATGAATAGTTCTGTAAAAATTACCGATGATATTTATTATGTAGGTGTTAATGACAGAGATACAGCACTTTTTGAAAATCTTTGGCCTCTTGATAAAGGTGTAAGTTATAATTCTTATTTAATTTTAGATGAGAAAACAGCATTGATAGATACTGTTAAAGAAAGTAAAATCTCAGAATTTTTTGATAAGATCAGACATCTTCTTAATGGTAGGGCTTTGGATTACTTAATAATAAACCATATGGAGCCCGATCACTCAGGTTCTATTCCTGAATTATTACAAGAATTTCCTGGAATTAAAATTGTAGGAAACAAGACTACCTTTCAATTTATTAAGGATCTATACAAGGTAGAAGACAATTTTCAAGAAATAAAAGATGGTTCTGTTTTAAATTTAGGTAAGCATACATTGAAATTTTATCTCACACCAATGGTTCACTGGCCTGAAACTATGATGACGTATGATGAAAAAGATAAGATACTTTTTTCAGGAGATGCCTTTGGTGGATTTGGAACTTTAGATGGCGGGATTTTTGATGATGAAGTAAGAATCGATTTTTTTGAAGATGAGATAAGAAGATATTTTTCGAATATTATTGGAAAATACACAAAGATGGTTCAAAGGGCTTTAAACAAGTTAAAAGATGCAAACATTGATATAGATATAATTGCAGCAACTCATGGTCCTGTTTGGAGAAAAGATCCAAAAAGAATCATAGATTTGTACGATAAATGGAGTAGATGTGAAACAGAAAAAGGTGTAGTAATTGCATATGGCTCTATGTACGGAAATACAGAAGAAATGGCCGAATATGTTGCAAGAAGGTTAGCAGAAGAAGGAATAAAAGAGATAAAAATAATGAGTGTATCAAAAACGCATATTTCTTATATTATCAATGAAATATGGAAGTACAAAGGTGTAATATTAGGGAGTTGTACATATAATCAAGGGTTATTTCCTTACATGGAATCGTTAGTACAGTGGTTAGCTCACAATGACATAAAGAACCACGTTTTAGGAATATTTGGAACTTATGGTTGGAGTGGAGGAGGGGTTTCTACTTTAGTTAAATACAACGAACAGATGAAATGGCCTTTAGTATATGAACCAGTTGAGGCGAAGTTGTCTGCTAAATCTGAAGATTTTAAAAAGTTAGATGAATTAGCAAAGGCTATGGCAAGAGAAATTAACTCGTAA
- a CDS encoding MetQ/NlpA family ABC transporter substrate-binding protein translates to MKKSKTLGKVFVSLILLVVLFSVVGFSAAKSKSFKVGASPVPHAEILEFVKDDFEQKTGVKLDIIIFTDYVQPNLALADGSIDANYFQHEPYLLTFVKERKIEGLVCAAKIHVEPMGFYLKKDLKDLKKGDIIIIPNDVTNEGRALLLLEQHDLIKLREREDPLVATVKDIVENPYNLTFKELEAPYLPRTYKTDKNVVGAVINTNYAMEADLNPLKDAVFFEGAESPYANIIAVREERLNDELVKALIEVLTTDKVRNFILEKYNGAVVPVF, encoded by the coding sequence ATGAAAAAGAGTAAAACATTAGGAAAGGTTTTTGTATCACTGATTCTTCTTGTAGTATTATTTTCTGTTGTTGGATTTTCTGCAGCAAAAAGTAAGAGTTTTAAAGTTGGTGCCTCTCCAGTTCCACATGCAGAAATTTTAGAATTCGTCAAAGATGATTTCGAACAAAAAACCGGGGTTAAATTAGACATCATTATTTTTACTGATTATGTTCAACCAAATCTAGCTCTAGCAGACGGTTCAATTGATGCAAATTATTTTCAACATGAACCATACTTACTAACCTTTGTCAAAGAACGTAAAATTGAAGGTTTAGTCTGTGCTGCAAAGATTCATGTTGAACCTATGGGTTTTTACCTAAAAAAGGATTTAAAAGACCTTAAAAAAGGCGATATAATTATAATTCCAAATGATGTTACTAATGAAGGAAGGGCTCTTTTGCTTTTGGAACAACATGACTTAATAAAACTTAGAGAAAGAGAAGATCCTTTAGTTGCTACAGTAAAAGACATAGTTGAAAATCCATATAATTTGACCTTTAAAGAACTTGAAGCGCCTTATTTACCAAGAACATACAAAACCGATAAAAACGTAGTTGGTGCAGTAATAAACACAAATTATGCAATGGAAGCTGATTTAAATCCTCTAAAAGATGCTGTGTTTTTTGAGGGAGCAGAATCTCCATACGCAAATATAATAGCTGTTCGCGAGGAAAGACTAAACGATGAATTAGTTAAGGCTCTAATAGAAGTTTTAACAACTGATAAAGTCAGAAATTTTATACTCGAAAAATATAATGGAGCTGTAGTCCCTGTTTTTTAG
- the pgl gene encoding 6-phosphogluconolactonase produces the protein MVFKLFESLEEFLDESANLIFKIYKESITKYNQFSLMLSGGNTPKPLFEKIAKDYNDKINWERVFVFWADERYVDKESDDSNYKWAYKLLLSKVNIPQNNIYRIKTELPLEKAAEEYEKEIINFFQGKEPAFDLILLGIGKDGHTASLFPNSDLLTENNRLVAPVSPAGEPYVPRITVTYKVLNNAKNILFLSSYNDKKNIIDEIITNKEKAKEKYPAARVEARRIYFFSCQLPTAPRGGGL, from the coding sequence ATGGTTTTTAAATTGTTCGAAAGCTTAGAAGAGTTTTTAGATGAATCAGCAAATTTGATATTTAAGATATACAAAGAGAGTATAACCAAATACAATCAATTTTCTCTTATGCTTTCTGGAGGTAACACCCCAAAACCACTATTTGAAAAAATTGCTAAAGATTACAACGATAAAATCAATTGGGAAAGAGTTTTTGTGTTTTGGGCTGATGAAAGATACGTCGACAAAGAAAGTGATGATAGTAATTATAAATGGGCTTATAAATTGCTACTTTCCAAGGTAAATATACCTCAAAACAATATTTATCGAATAAAAACTGAACTACCACTTGAAAAAGCGGCGGAAGAATATGAAAAGGAAATAATCAACTTTTTTCAAGGTAAAGAACCTGCTTTTGATCTTATCTTACTTGGAATTGGGAAAGATGGCCATACTGCATCTTTGTTTCCAAACAGCGATTTACTAACTGAAAACAATCGATTAGTAGCACCTGTTTCCCCAGCAGGAGAGCCATATGTTCCAAGAATAACAGTTACATACAAAGTTCTCAATAATGCAAAAAATATATTATTTTTAAGTTCGTATAATGATAAAAAGAATATTATAGATGAGATAATCACAAACAAAGAAAAAGCAAAAGAAAAATACCCTGCTGCAAGGGTAGAAGCAAGGAGAATTTACTTTTTCTCATGTCAATTACCCACCGCCCCTAGAGGCGGGGGCTTGTAG
- a CDS encoding methionine ABC transporter permease — translation MVQDLIFATLETLYMTLVSALFAILLGIPLGIALYMLSKSEKKSSKTFYSVLDWVVNIFRSIPFIILIILIIPLTRLLTGTIIGSTAAIVPLSIAAIPFMARLAENSFNNLSQGLWDTAVSMGMTNWQFISKVLLPETASEMVANITLLIINLITYTAIAGAVGAGGLGAMAINYGYQRFRMDVLIYDVIILVLLTQVIQFAGTKIANSLRK, via the coding sequence ATGGTCCAAGATCTTATTTTTGCTACTTTAGAAACCTTGTATATGACTTTAGTATCAGCACTATTTGCAATATTACTAGGTATACCTTTAGGAATTGCTTTGTATATGTTATCTAAGAGTGAGAAAAAGTCATCAAAAACCTTTTACTCTGTCCTTGATTGGGTTGTAAATATATTTAGATCTATCCCATTCATTATATTAATAATACTTATAATTCCATTAACTCGATTGCTTACAGGAACAATAATCGGGTCAACAGCTGCAATAGTACCTTTAAGCATAGCTGCTATCCCATTTATGGCAAGATTAGCAGAGAATTCTTTTAACAACCTCTCACAAGGGCTTTGGGATACTGCTGTGTCTATGGGTATGACAAATTGGCAGTTTATCTCGAAAGTATTATTGCCTGAAACTGCCTCAGAAATGGTCGCAAACATCACACTCCTTATAATTAACCTGATAACTTATACAGCAATAGCTGGAGCAGTTGGCGCAGGTGGCTTAGGAGCCATGGCAATTAACTATGGATACCAAAGGTTCAGGATGGATGTTTTAATTTATGATGTTATTATATTGGTACTTTTAACTCAAGTTATACAGTTTGCCGGAACAAAAATAGCTAATTCTCTTAGAAAATAA
- a CDS encoding M42 family metallopeptidase, with product MKELIKNITELYGPSGREHEVREFIKKEIEDYVDEIKIDKLGNLIAIKKGHSGKTILFDAHMDEIGVVVTHIIDGGFLKIEQVGGQFPLNLVGARLNFKGRIGVVGIEGETDKELRENYKNVSLDNIYVDIGVSSKEEAEKYAPIGTFGVFADGFVDYGEYCLSKALDDRIGCASLIETIKQMKDNKHTVIFAFTVQEEVGLVGAFVSAYDYNVDRAIAIDVTDSLDTPKALKRMSMKLGYGPCIKIKDLASVSDREVVDWIKDTAVNNNIKYQLEVLTLGGTNAAGYQRTKSGIPSCTISIPTRYIHSPHEMICYSDVVDTVELILALSEADF from the coding sequence ATGAAAGAGCTCATTAAAAATATAACCGAACTATATGGACCAAGCGGCAGAGAACATGAAGTTAGAGAGTTTATTAAAAAAGAAATAGAAGATTATGTAGATGAAATTAAGATTGACAAATTAGGAAATCTTATAGCAATAAAAAAAGGGCACTCCGGAAAAACCATATTATTTGATGCACATATGGATGAAATTGGGGTAGTAGTTACTCATATAATAGATGGGGGATTCTTAAAGATAGAACAAGTTGGGGGGCAATTTCCTCTTAATCTTGTTGGAGCTAGATTGAATTTTAAAGGAAGAATAGGTGTTGTAGGTATTGAAGGTGAGACTGATAAAGAACTGAGAGAAAACTATAAAAATGTGTCTTTAGACAATATTTATGTGGATATAGGTGTTTCTTCAAAAGAAGAAGCTGAAAAGTATGCCCCTATAGGTACATTTGGGGTATTTGCCGATGGATTTGTTGACTATGGAGAATACTGCTTATCTAAAGCATTAGATGATAGAATTGGATGCGCTTCACTTATAGAAACTATAAAACAAATGAAAGACAATAAACATACTGTTATTTTCGCATTCACTGTACAGGAAGAGGTTGGACTAGTAGGTGCATTCGTCTCAGCTTACGATTATAATGTAGATAGGGCTATTGCTATAGATGTCACAGATTCATTAGATACACCTAAAGCGCTAAAGAGAATGAGCATGAAACTTGGATATGGACCTTGTATAAAAATTAAAGATCTAGCTTCTGTTAGTGACAGAGAAGTCGTTGATTGGATAAAAGATACTGCAGTTAATAATAACATAAAATATCAACTTGAGGTGCTAACTTTAGGAGGTACAAATGCAGCAGGATATCAAAGAACAAAATCTGGGATTCCTAGTTGTACTATTTCTATTCCTACAAGATACATACATTCTCCTCATGAAATGATTTGCTATAGTGATGTAGTTGATACTGTAGAACTTATTTTAGCCTTAAGCGAAGCGGATTTTTAA
- a CDS encoding methionine ABC transporter ATP-binding protein: MLEIKDLNLIYEDNYHVLKDINFKVEDGEIVGIIGLSGAGKTSLLRTLNLLQVPTSGKILLDGVDLTSLDKEELRKIRKKISIVFQHFNLLSSRTVFQNVALPLEIEDLSKKEIEEKVNKMLESMNLIPRKDAYPSQLSGGEKQRTAIARALISNPDIILFDEPTSSLDPKTTQKILDLILEINQSTRKSILIVTHEMDVIKKICDKVVYLKNGYVNFVGPVHEFFIEKETELNNEFYQEINIDWSKTWEMVRNKNQKLLKIVFWGSKTHEPVLYDVAKKYDVSVNILYGKIEHLKDSPYGTMIIAINSDNSHVENFLKELSENVYKVEVLN; this comes from the coding sequence TTGTTAGAAATAAAAGACTTAAACCTAATATACGAAGATAATTACCATGTTCTAAAGGATATTAACTTTAAAGTTGAAGATGGAGAAATCGTTGGCATTATTGGGCTTTCTGGAGCAGGAAAAACATCTCTTTTGAGAACCTTGAACCTGCTCCAGGTTCCTACTTCTGGTAAAATCTTATTAGACGGTGTAGATCTAACATCTTTAGATAAAGAAGAGTTACGAAAGATTAGAAAAAAAATTAGCATAGTATTTCAACACTTTAATCTATTAAGCTCTAGAACAGTCTTTCAAAATGTTGCTTTACCACTTGAAATTGAAGATCTTTCAAAAAAAGAAATTGAAGAAAAAGTGAATAAAATGCTTGAAAGCATGAATCTTATCCCAAGAAAAGACGCCTATCCATCACAATTATCTGGTGGTGAAAAACAAAGAACTGCTATAGCTCGAGCACTAATAAGTAATCCTGATATTATATTGTTCGATGAACCAACTTCATCGCTAGATCCTAAGACTACTCAAAAGATACTTGATTTGATTTTGGAAATTAACCAATCTACTAGGAAATCTATATTAATCGTAACTCATGAAATGGACGTGATTAAAAAAATTTGTGACAAAGTAGTATATTTAAAAAATGGTTATGTAAACTTTGTAGGGCCTGTTCACGAATTTTTCATTGAAAAAGAAACAGAATTAAACAATGAATTTTATCAAGAAATCAATATTGACTGGAGCAAGACTTGGGAGATGGTACGAAATAAAAATCAAAAGCTATTAAAAATAGTATTTTGGGGAAGTAAAACCCACGAGCCTGTTTTGTACGACGTTGCTAAAAAATATGATGTAAGTGTAAATATTTTGTACGGAAAAATAGAACATTTAAAAGATAGTCCTTACGGAACAATGATTATTGCTATTAATTCTGATAATTCTCATGTCGAAAATTTTTTGAAAGAGTTATCAGAGAATGTGTATAAAGTTGAGGTGTTGAACTAA
- a CDS encoding M42 family metallopeptidase yields MRKYLKDLTELSGISSREEKVREYIKSQVEGKVNNITIDNLGNLICFVKGKDSSKKMMVDAHMDEVGFMVTKINDDGTLGISPVGGVDPRVIKSQRLKIEGVLNAVVNSTPIHLDKDIKRVVKYEEIKVYAGFSSKEEASKKVNLGDMVTFDTTYVEEGNYALSKAFDDRVGCSIMLDIIDYIYENKLQPAFDTYFNFATQEEVGLRGTGVAAARIKPDFALVLEGTTAGDNPENPPEKWATHIGNGPVITFMHSGLVIKKEMFETIVNAAKALNIKFQYKMRTAGGTNAAKLAKTMYGIPAGVISVPCRYIHSPLAILNIDDYNNTYSLVKELVTNNERWVNYERAH; encoded by the coding sequence ATGAGAAAATATCTAAAAGATCTTACCGAATTATCTGGGATATCGTCTCGAGAAGAAAAGGTTAGAGAATATATAAAATCACAAGTAGAAGGTAAAGTCAACAATATAACTATTGACAATTTAGGCAACTTAATTTGCTTTGTTAAAGGAAAGGATTCATCCAAAAAGATGATGGTAGATGCACACATGGATGAAGTAGGATTTATGGTTACGAAAATAAATGATGATGGCACTTTAGGAATTTCTCCAGTTGGTGGGGTTGATCCTCGTGTTATTAAAAGTCAACGATTAAAGATAGAAGGAGTTTTGAATGCGGTAGTTAATTCAACTCCTATCCATTTAGATAAAGATATCAAAAGAGTGGTTAAATACGAAGAAATAAAAGTTTATGCGGGATTTTCTAGCAAAGAGGAAGCAAGTAAAAAAGTTAATTTAGGTGACATGGTTACCTTTGATACAACCTATGTTGAAGAAGGTAATTATGCTTTATCAAAGGCTTTTGATGATCGTGTTGGTTGTTCTATTATGCTAGATATAATTGATTATATCTATGAAAACAAATTACAACCAGCATTTGATACCTATTTCAACTTTGCAACTCAAGAAGAAGTTGGATTAAGAGGAACAGGAGTTGCAGCCGCAAGAATTAAACCTGATTTTGCACTTGTATTAGAAGGAACAACCGCTGGAGACAATCCTGAAAATCCGCCTGAAAAGTGGGCGACTCATATAGGAAATGGTCCAGTTATTACTTTTATGCACAGTGGTTTGGTAATAAAAAAAGAAATGTTTGAAACAATTGTAAATGCTGCAAAGGCTTTAAACATCAAATTTCAATATAAAATGAGAACAGCAGGAGGCACGAATGCTGCGAAACTTGCTAAGACCATGTATGGAATTCCAGCTGGAGTAATATCTGTGCCTTGTAGATATATACATTCGCCACTAGCAATACTGAATATAGATGATTATAATAATACTTATTCATTGGTAAAAGAATTAGTTACTAACAATGAAAGGTGGGTAAATTATGAAAGAGCTCATTAA
- the mgsA gene encoding methylglyoxal synthase: protein MVNVALIAHDKKKLDLVMFVKEWKNVFSQCKLYATKTTGSVLKDKVGLEIQTFESGPLGGDLQIGALAVSGKIDFVLFLRDPLTAQPHEPDVSAVLRICDVHNIPLATNLATAEALVLEIEKKFTNK from the coding sequence ATGGTAAACGTTGCACTTATTGCTCATGACAAGAAAAAATTAGATCTTGTGATGTTTGTTAAAGAATGGAAAAATGTCTTTTCTCAGTGCAAACTCTATGCTACAAAAACAACAGGCTCGGTTTTAAAAGATAAAGTAGGTCTTGAAATACAAACCTTTGAGTCTGGTCCATTAGGGGGAGACTTACAGATAGGTGCTTTGGCAGTATCTGGTAAAATTGATTTCGTGCTTTTCTTAAGAGATCCACTAACTGCTCAACCACATGAGCCTGATGTATCTGCAGTATTGAGAATATGTGATGTACATAACATCCCTCTTGCAACAAATTTAGCTACAGCAGAGGCACTTGTTCTAGAAATAGAGAAAAAATTTACAAATAAATAG
- a CDS encoding glycogen-binding domain-containing protein has translation MKKIISVILFSLIIVFTFSKVYVEDGMVVFEYEDRTANSVFVAGSFNNWSTSAWEMEYYDGVWVYIAELQPGVYEYKYVVNGTDWYEDPESPDYVPDPYGGRNSKFELVLEDGELKIVGAEAREDKASIISGKYEFGLKTKLEDDTVFFASPQVTNEVVLSINPNIQNADLELKIGASSDNDSFQFKVYGMKALWMQEHISLGAFYKTTINPNYNFDYENPETKLPGFGFLFNYADLYAGVDLLTQENKVKFLTFADCSFYDFRVGLLFDTVDATSLVIRGEAYDFFTEFNLEDWEFNSVLAGYEKEDSFGASFLYAALDKSLTVKGFGVYKDFDLDGAVYYETEEDNFYAFKIGGGYTLLESYRIGGDLYFNGEGKSGFNLSFKLESEDFPVKVKVGFGNDIRVDAKPFDPDKYFTLSVAAEF, from the coding sequence ATGAAAAAAATTATTTCTGTTATATTATTTTCTTTAATAATCGTATTTACCTTTTCAAAAGTTTACGTTGAGGATGGGATGGTCGTTTTTGAATATGAAGATAGAACTGCTAATAGCGTCTTTGTTGCTGGTTCTTTTAATAATTGGAGTACTAGTGCTTGGGAAATGGAATATTATGATGGAGTTTGGGTATACATAGCAGAATTACAGCCTGGCGTTTATGAATACAAATATGTTGTAAATGGAACAGATTGGTACGAAGATCCAGAATCCCCAGACTATGTTCCTGATCCATATGGTGGAAGAAATTCAAAATTTGAGTTAGTTTTAGAAGATGGGGAACTAAAAATCGTTGGGGCAGAGGCAAGAGAAGACAAAGCTTCTATTATCTCTGGAAAATATGAATTTGGCTTAAAAACAAAACTAGAAGATGATACGGTTTTTTTTGCAAGCCCGCAAGTAACAAACGAGGTTGTTTTAAGCATAAATCCTAATATACAAAATGCAGATTTGGAATTGAAGATAGGTGCTTCCTCTGACAATGATAGTTTTCAATTCAAAGTTTATGGAATGAAAGCTTTATGGATGCAAGAACACATTTCTTTGGGTGCTTTTTATAAAACAACGATAAACCCTAATTATAATTTTGATTATGAAAATCCTGAAACGAAACTTCCAGGATTTGGGTTCTTATTCAATTATGCGGATTTATACGCAGGTGTTGACTTACTAACTCAAGAAAATAAAGTTAAATTTTTGACATTTGCTGATTGCAGCTTTTATGATTTTAGGGTTGGCTTATTGTTTGATACCGTAGATGCAACATCGTTAGTTATTAGAGGAGAGGCTTATGACTTCTTCACAGAGTTCAATCTTGAAGATTGGGAATTTAACAGCGTTTTAGCAGGATACGAAAAAGAGGATAGCTTTGGGGCAAGTTTTTTATATGCTGCGTTGGATAAATCTTTAACGGTAAAAGGTTTTGGTGTTTACAAAGACTTTGATTTGGATGGCGCAGTATATTATGAAACAGAAGAAGATAATTTCTACGCCTTTAAGATAGGTGGCGGTTACACATTATTAGAAAGCTATAGAATAGGAGGAGACCTTTACTTTAACGGTGAGGGTAAGTCCGGATTTAATTTGAGCTTTAAACTAGAAAGCGAAGATTTTCCGGTTAAGGTAAAAGTAGGTTTTGGTAATGACATTAGAGTCGACGCAAAACCTTTCGATCCCGATAAATACTTCACATTATCTGTTGCGGCAGAATTTTAA